The DNA segment CGGGAATAAATCCACGAAAATAAAATTCCGCAAGCTCGAGACCCGATAAGCTGAGAATCATCATCAATGACGAAGCTCCAGGAATCGAGGTGACGGGAATGTTTTTCTTGCGACACGCTTTGACCAGCCGTGCACCAGGATCACAAAAACCGGGAGTTCCGCAATCGGTGACGAGAGCCACATTTTTAGTCGCGCATTCGCTTAGTAAAAATTCGATATCGTGGTCTTTGCTATGCTCATTGAGCAGTTCGTGCTTCTCAGGGCGCGGGAGGCCCAAGGCCTTAAAGAGTTGAAATAAAGGTTTATGTTCCTCAGCAATAATCAGCTCCGCGCTTTTCAGAACTTTCAGCGCTCGAAGTGAAATATCATCCGGATTTCCGATAGGCACAGCCACCAAACTTAAAGACATACTCGGATGGTACCAGGTACCTTTTGCGGAAGCGATGTGTAAAAAAATATAAGATATTTTTTTACACATCGCTTCCGCAAAAGGTACCTGGTACCATGCAATTATGAACTGGAAGACGTTGAAGAGTGAGCAGATTTTTAAGTCGGGGTTGGTGACGATTGATAGGGACACGTGTGAGTTGCCCGATGGACGAATTATGCCGGGGTATTACACCCTTCGATTTCCGGATTGGGTGAATATTGTGCCGATCACTTCTCAGGGAGAAGTGATTTTGATTCAGCAGTATCGTCACGCCACCGGAAAAGTTCATCTCGAAGCTCCAGGGGGCGCCGTGAACCGGGGAGAGAATCCAGATGTGGGGGCGCTTAGAGAGTTGCGGGAAGAGACCGGCTATATCTCTGATCAATTGATTAAACTTGCCGAGAATCATCCTAACCCGGCCCTCCAAGACAATATCATTCACACTTATCTCGCTCTCAACTGCGTCGACACCGGCGAGCAGGAACTCGATCCTTATGAAGATATTCAAGTGGTGAAGTTACCTCTCTCGCAGTTGGAAGAGAGAGTTCGTTCTGGTGAAATCGATCATACCATTGTGGTGGCGTCGATTCTCCACGCCATGGCTTACTTACGAAACACTTCGGCCCACGCCGAGCTTCTTAAAAAGTAAAAT comes from the Bdellovibrionales bacterium genome and includes:
- a CDS encoding NUDIX hydrolase; translation: MNWKTLKSEQIFKSGLVTIDRDTCELPDGRIMPGYYTLRFPDWVNIVPITSQGEVILIQQYRHATGKVHLEAPGGAVNRGENPDVGALRELREETGYISDQLIKLAENHPNPALQDNIIHTYLALNCVDTGEQELDPYEDIQVVKLPLSQLEERVRSGEIDHTIVVASILHAMAYLRNTSAHAELLKK
- a CDS encoding methyltransferase gives rise to the protein MSLSLVAVPIGNPDDISLRALKVLKSAELIIAEEHKPLFQLFKALGLPRPEKHELLNEHSKDHDIEFLLSECATKNVALVTDCGTPGFCDPGARLVKACRKKNIPVTSIPGASSLMMILSLSGLELAEFYFRGFIPAKKELREKELLQIKKSTVPVILMDTPYRFRSTLEDLKRIMPDKLCTLGMDLTSENEKVIQVPCRELKASQLPEKSEFIAIIS